A region from the Microbispora sp. ZYX-F-249 genome encodes:
- a CDS encoding AAA family ATPase has product MRDSDRARAASLLNRTAARDLFEQVRFRYFRLPPFARRALFVVLLVATMGVAAALNWSLMPTFIYTFLALCFLALALSYPRAAATVLVLAGWGLLLPLFMGVFGGQSIAPGLLMLLGALTGGAAHLIRWVPPWLTTLMSLVPAGVVALSLSPLSPSAALWGAYGAAAAVLLYRLVLARKVRGEAEREAAGAESQVQVRARAGGHQPAPAEADAPPPITVEQALAELESMIGLEPVKEQVRAIAASIEAARLRREAGYTNERPMRHFVFVGPPGTGKTSVARSLAKIFYAFGLLETPFVVEAQRADLVGEYLGATAIKTNELIDRALGGVLFVDEAYGLINSGDGQPDRFGAEAVQTLLKRAEDDRERLIVILAGYEREMNDFLASNPGLSSRFATRVRFPSYSPAELLEITEALQRRRGDLLAPEARPVLRRLFEDVHRRALVDDLGNARFARSLAEAAAQARDVRVVSAGGAPRGEDLVTVTADDVTKAFNEITARYRGYQVTPTLDEALADLDRMAGLDPVKRQVHAITAQLKVARMRQEQGLPVQSQMRHIVFVGPPGTGKTTVARILGRIFSALGLLARPDVVEASRADLVGQHLGATAIKTNELVDRALGGVLFIDEAYSLVNTGYSGGDAFGAEAVQTLLKRAEDDRDRLVVILAGYEREMDAFLATNPGLASRFNQRVSFPSYSPSELTEIAELLAARSGDRFDSSAARDLADVFDWVCREGLIDGLGNGRFARSLYERAALRRDVRLAEQGSANAAELTTITSDDVRSAVDELS; this is encoded by the coding sequence ATGCGGGACTCCGACAGGGCACGGGCGGCGAGCCTCTTAAACCGAACTGCGGCACGTGATCTGTTCGAACAGGTGCGTTTCCGCTATTTCAGGCTTCCGCCATTCGCGCGGCGCGCGCTTTTCGTGGTGCTGCTGGTCGCGACGATGGGCGTGGCCGCGGCGCTGAACTGGTCGCTGATGCCCACGTTCATCTACACGTTCCTGGCGCTGTGCTTCCTCGCGCTGGCCCTCAGCTATCCGCGTGCCGCCGCGACCGTGCTCGTGCTCGCCGGATGGGGCCTGCTGCTGCCGCTGTTCATGGGCGTTTTCGGCGGGCAGTCGATCGCGCCCGGTCTGCTGATGCTGCTGGGCGCGCTGACCGGCGGCGCGGCTCACCTGATCCGGTGGGTCCCGCCGTGGCTGACGACGCTGATGTCCCTCGTGCCCGCAGGGGTCGTCGCGCTGTCGCTGTCGCCGCTGTCGCCGTCCGCCGCCCTGTGGGGCGCCTACGGCGCGGCCGCCGCGGTGCTCCTCTACCGCCTGGTGCTGGCCCGCAAGGTGCGCGGCGAGGCGGAGCGGGAGGCGGCGGGCGCCGAGAGCCAGGTGCAGGTGCGCGCGCGGGCCGGCGGGCACCAGCCCGCGCCGGCCGAGGCGGACGCTCCGCCGCCCATCACGGTCGAGCAGGCGCTCGCCGAGCTGGAGTCCATGATCGGCCTCGAACCGGTCAAGGAGCAGGTGCGCGCCATCGCCGCGTCGATCGAGGCGGCCCGGCTGCGCAGGGAGGCGGGCTACACCAACGAGCGGCCGATGCGCCACTTCGTGTTCGTCGGCCCTCCCGGCACCGGCAAGACCAGCGTCGCCCGGTCGCTCGCCAAGATCTTCTACGCGTTCGGGCTGCTGGAGACGCCGTTCGTGGTCGAGGCGCAGCGGGCCGACCTCGTGGGGGAGTACCTGGGGGCCACGGCCATCAAGACAAACGAGCTCATCGACCGCGCGCTCGGCGGGGTCCTCTTCGTGGACGAGGCGTACGGCCTCATCAACTCCGGCGACGGCCAGCCCGACCGGTTCGGCGCGGAGGCCGTCCAGACGCTGCTGAAGCGGGCCGAGGACGACCGTGAACGGCTCATCGTCATCCTGGCCGGCTACGAGCGGGAGATGAACGACTTCCTCGCGTCCAATCCGGGGCTGTCGAGCCGCTTCGCGACCCGGGTGCGCTTCCCCAGCTACAGCCCGGCGGAACTGCTGGAGATCACCGAGGCGCTGCAGCGGCGCCGGGGAGACCTGCTCGCCCCGGAGGCGCGTCCCGTGCTGCGCCGGCTGTTCGAGGACGTGCACCGCCGGGCGCTCGTCGACGACCTCGGCAACGCGCGATTCGCCCGCAGCCTCGCCGAGGCCGCGGCACAGGCCCGCGACGTGCGCGTGGTGAGCGCGGGCGGGGCGCCGCGCGGCGAGGACCTGGTCACCGTCACCGCCGACGACGTGACCAAGGCGTTCAACGAGATCACCGCGCGATACCGCGGCTACCAGGTCACGCCGACCCTGGACGAGGCGCTCGCGGACCTCGACAGGATGGCCGGCCTCGACCCGGTCAAGCGGCAGGTCCACGCGATCACGGCCCAGCTCAAGGTGGCCAGGATGCGGCAGGAGCAGGGCCTGCCGGTCCAGTCGCAGATGCGGCACATCGTGTTCGTCGGCCCCCCGGGCACCGGCAAGACGACCGTCGCCCGGATCCTCGGCCGGATCTTCTCCGCCCTGGGCCTGCTGGCCCGGCCCGACGTGGTCGAGGCGTCGCGGGCCGACCTGGTCGGCCAGCATCTGGGCGCGACCGCGATCAAGACAAACGAGCTGGTCGACCGCGCGCTCGGCGGCGTGCTGTTCATCGACGAGGCGTACAGCCTGGTCAACACCGGCTACTCGGGGGGCGACGCCTTCGGCGCCGAGGCGGTGCAGACGCTGCTGAAGCGGGCCGAGGACGACCGCGACCGTCTGGTCGTCATCCTGGCCGGCTACGAGCGCGAGATGGACGCGTTCCTGGCGACCAACCCGGGCCTGGCCTCCCGGTTCAACCAGCGCGTGTCGTTCCCCTCCTACTCGCCGTCCGAGCTGACCGAGATCGCCGAGCTGCTCGCCGCGCGGAGCGGCGACAGGTTCGACTCCTCCGCCGCGCGGGACCTCGCGGACGTCTTCGACTGGGTCTGCCGCGAGGGGCTCATCGACGGGCTGGGCAACGGCCGCTTCGCCCGGTCCCTGTACGAGCGGGCCGCGCTGCGGCGCGACGTCCGCCTCGCCGAGCAGGGGTCGGCGAACGCCGCCGAGCTGACGACGATCACCAGCGACGACGTCCGCAGCGCGGTGGACGAGTTGTCCTGA
- a CDS encoding RNA polymerase sigma factor, giving the protein MSPASSTRSKPSELNEPVIQQLLERGRSQGFLESEDVRKAFEEADIPMSQAAGFLRSLSKEGVTVVVTAADSAAPKRSRGQAKRRTTAPVKKTTKSAAAKESQPETVTAVVTDSAPAAKPAAKRPAAPAKPAPAAKPAAAKAPAKPAPPKKAAPAKPEAPATGPEGKAPKADPKPKSADIAEDDEDIDLEGDVDIEDFDIEVEDVEIDAEAETEESDAEPEGEAEGEEPKAEALAQSEDEVLILTDDDDDAPVAQVAAAGATADPVKDYLKQIGKVPLLNAEQEVELAKRIEAGLFAEEQLAQEADNLPVDVRAELEWIAEDGHRAKNHLLEANLRLVVSLAKRYTGRGMLFLDLIQEGNLGLIRAVEKFDYTKGYKFSTYATWWIRQAITRAMADQARTIRIPVHMVEVINKLARVQRQMLQDLGREPTPEELARELDMTPEKVIEVQKYGREPISLHTPLGEEGDSEFGDLIEDSEAIVPADAVSFTLLQEQLHSVLDTLSEREAGVVSMRFGLTDGQPKTLDEIGKVYGVTRERIRQIESKTMSKLRHPSRSQVLRDYLD; this is encoded by the coding sequence GTGTCGCCTGCAAGTTCGACTCGCTCGAAGCCGTCGGAGCTGAACGAGCCAGTGATTCAGCAGCTCCTCGAGCGTGGGCGCTCGCAGGGTTTCCTCGAGTCCGAGGATGTCCGCAAGGCCTTCGAGGAAGCGGACATCCCGATGTCGCAAGCCGCTGGATTCCTGCGCAGCCTCAGCAAGGAGGGTGTGACCGTCGTGGTGACGGCCGCCGACTCCGCGGCTCCCAAGCGTTCTCGAGGTCAAGCCAAGCGCCGCACCACCGCGCCCGTCAAGAAGACCACCAAATCCGCGGCGGCCAAGGAATCGCAGCCGGAGACCGTGACCGCAGTGGTCACCGACTCCGCGCCGGCCGCCAAGCCGGCGGCGAAGAGGCCCGCCGCCCCGGCCAAGCCCGCGCCCGCCGCCAAGCCGGCTGCCGCCAAGGCTCCGGCGAAGCCCGCTCCGCCGAAGAAGGCCGCGCCCGCCAAGCCGGAGGCCCCCGCCACGGGGCCCGAGGGCAAGGCGCCGAAGGCCGACCCCAAGCCGAAGTCGGCCGACATCGCCGAGGACGACGAGGACATCGACCTCGAAGGTGACGTCGACATCGAGGACTTCGACATCGAGGTCGAGGACGTCGAGATCGACGCCGAGGCGGAGACCGAGGAGTCCGACGCCGAACCCGAGGGGGAGGCCGAGGGCGAGGAGCCCAAGGCCGAGGCGCTCGCCCAGTCCGAGGACGAGGTGCTGATCCTCACCGACGACGATGACGACGCGCCCGTCGCCCAGGTCGCGGCGGCCGGCGCCACCGCCGACCCGGTGAAGGACTACCTCAAGCAGATCGGCAAGGTGCCGCTCCTCAACGCCGAGCAGGAGGTCGAGCTCGCCAAGCGGATCGAGGCCGGCCTGTTCGCCGAGGAGCAGCTCGCCCAGGAGGCCGACAACCTCCCCGTCGACGTCCGCGCCGAGCTGGAGTGGATCGCCGAGGACGGCCACCGCGCCAAGAACCATCTGCTGGAGGCCAACCTCCGTCTCGTCGTCTCGCTGGCCAAGCGGTACACCGGGCGCGGGATGCTGTTCCTGGACCTGATCCAGGAGGGCAACCTGGGCCTGATCCGCGCGGTCGAGAAGTTCGACTACACCAAGGGCTACAAGTTCTCCACGTACGCCACCTGGTGGATCCGGCAGGCGATCACCCGGGCCATGGCCGACCAGGCGCGGACCATCCGCATCCCGGTCCACATGGTCGAAGTGATCAACAAGCTGGCCCGTGTCCAGCGGCAGATGCTGCAGGACCTCGGCCGCGAGCCCACGCCGGAGGAGCTGGCCCGCGAGCTCGACATGACCCCTGAGAAGGTCATCGAGGTGCAGAAGTACGGCCGCGAGCCGATCTCTCTGCACACTCCGCTGGGCGAGGAGGGCGACAGCGAGTTCGGCGACCTCATCGAGGACTCCGAGGCCATCGTCCCGGCCGACGCCGTCAGCTTCACGCTGCTGCAGGAGCAGCTGCACTCCGTTCTCGACACGCTGTCGGAGCGGGAGGCGGGCGTGGTGTCGATGCGGTTCGGTCTCACCGACGGGCAGCCGAAGACCCTCGACGAGATCGGGAAGGTCTACGGCGTGACCCGTGAGCGGATCCGCCAGATCGAGTCCAAGACCATGTCGAAGCTGCGGCACCCTTCCCGTTCCCAGGTGCTGCGCGACTACCTGGACTGA
- a CDS encoding TetR/AcrR family transcriptional regulator, producing the protein MARPRQFDEQDAVTKATDLFWRRGYNATSVRDLGAELRLTPSSLYRTFTDKHTLFLRALDHYRATDSAEAEQRLAVADRPVRQVLRDWMLWLVSCPSGGEPGRGCFVVNTATELGTTDVQIRRRTEAAFEVTRQALRSLLHDGRRTGELPEDLDVDGAVELLFTLVLGLRVRERAGHDPARLATAIDTAVDAALQTPGPARATA; encoded by the coding sequence ATGGCACGCCCTCGGCAGTTCGACGAGCAGGACGCGGTGACCAAGGCGACCGACCTGTTCTGGCGTCGCGGCTACAACGCCACATCCGTACGCGACCTGGGGGCCGAGCTCCGGCTCACTCCCAGCAGCCTGTATCGGACGTTCACCGACAAGCACACGCTGTTCCTGCGTGCGCTCGACCACTACCGGGCCACCGACTCCGCGGAGGCCGAGCAGCGGCTGGCCGTCGCCGACCGGCCGGTCCGCCAGGTGCTACGGGACTGGATGCTGTGGCTGGTCTCCTGCCCGTCCGGCGGCGAACCCGGCCGGGGCTGCTTCGTGGTCAACACGGCGACCGAGCTCGGCACCACCGACGTCCAGATCCGCCGGCGGACCGAGGCCGCCTTCGAGGTCACCCGGCAGGCCCTGCGATCGCTGCTGCACGACGGCCGGCGCACCGGCGAGCTGCCCGAGGACCTCGACGTCGACGGCGCCGTGGAGCTGCTGTTCACCCTGGTGCTCGGACTGCGGGTGCGGGAACGGGCCGGCCATGACCCGGCACGTCTCGCCACCGCCATCGACACCGCCGTCGACGCCGCGCTCCAGACCCCCGGGCCCGCCCGGGCCACGGCCTGA
- a CDS encoding ABC transporter family substrate-binding protein produces the protein MRARWPVALAALAAVWAAGACGVQRGTGEPDNGLAPSPVKAYDINPLARDKVKDGGTLRWGLTDFPSQWNRNHVDGDTTAVKVVTDALLPRTFRSDARGRLTLDTDYVTNARITATSPRQVVTYSINPKAKWSDGRPITWTDFAAQWKAMSGRDRDYRVDSTIAYENVQSVARGASDREVVVTLAQPFNEWQSLFTPLYPGSTNATAAAFNADWINRIPVTAGPFKVDRLDVKGRTVTLTRNPGWWGNRAKLDGIVFRAVRPDQMVHAFTKGDVDVFEVGPSPADYARVREAWDAVIRQAAGTQYRQFTFNGESPVLADARVREAVAAALDRRALMQGDLKGLGWPAVTLDNHFLMNSQYGYRANAGDIGAYDPGRAGRLLDQAGWTLSGKTRVKNGKPLTLRFVVPDGIIMSGVEADSARQMLQRVGIRVEVRKVSFDDFFGKHLIPGDFDITAFAYPSTPYPVSDAFDIYADGESGGRGDDTEWYANIGRSGSKQIDEAMYRAGSTLDAAKVPGLLNEADRLVWKKVNVLPLYQCPQGVAVRSALANIGANGFHDLRYEDIGYAS, from the coding sequence GTGAGAGCACGATGGCCGGTTGCCCTGGCCGCACTGGCCGCTGTGTGGGCCGCCGGCGCCTGCGGCGTGCAGCGGGGGACCGGCGAACCGGACAACGGGCTCGCCCCCTCCCCGGTCAAGGCGTACGACATCAACCCGCTGGCGCGCGACAAGGTCAAGGACGGCGGGACGCTCCGGTGGGGGCTCACCGACTTCCCGTCCCAGTGGAACCGCAACCACGTCGACGGCGACACCACCGCCGTCAAGGTGGTGACGGACGCGTTGCTGCCGCGCACGTTCCGCTCGGACGCGCGGGGGCGGCTGACCCTCGACACCGACTACGTGACCAACGCCAGGATCACCGCGACCTCCCCCCGCCAGGTCGTCACCTACTCCATCAATCCCAAGGCGAAATGGTCGGACGGCAGGCCGATCACCTGGACGGACTTCGCCGCGCAGTGGAAGGCCATGAGCGGCCGCGACCGGGACTACCGGGTCGACTCGACCATCGCGTACGAGAACGTCCAGAGCGTGGCCCGGGGGGCGAGCGACCGCGAGGTGGTGGTCACCCTCGCCCAGCCGTTCAACGAGTGGCAGTCCCTGTTCACGCCGCTGTATCCGGGCAGCACCAACGCGACCGCGGCGGCGTTCAACGCCGACTGGATCAACCGCATCCCGGTGACCGCGGGGCCGTTCAAGGTGGACCGCCTCGACGTCAAGGGCAGGACGGTCACGCTCACCCGCAACCCCGGCTGGTGGGGCAACCGGGCGAAGCTGGACGGCATCGTGTTCCGCGCCGTGCGCCCCGACCAGATGGTCCACGCGTTCACCAAGGGGGACGTGGACGTCTTCGAGGTGGGTCCGTCCCCCGCCGACTACGCGCGGGTCAGGGAGGCGTGGGACGCCGTGATCCGGCAGGCCGCCGGCACCCAGTATCGGCAGTTCACCTTCAACGGGGAGAGCCCGGTCCTGGCCGACGCGCGGGTGCGCGAGGCCGTCGCGGCGGCGCTCGACCGACGCGCTCTCATGCAGGGCGACCTGAAGGGCCTCGGCTGGCCGGCCGTGACGCTCGACAACCACTTCCTCATGAACAGCCAGTACGGCTACCGGGCCAACGCCGGCGACATCGGCGCGTACGACCCGGGGCGGGCCGGGCGGCTGCTCGACCAGGCGGGCTGGACGCTGTCGGGCAAGACGCGCGTGAAGAACGGCAAACCGCTCACGCTGCGCTTCGTCGTGCCCGACGGAATCATCATGAGCGGCGTCGAGGCCGACTCCGCCCGGCAGATGCTGCAGCGCGTCGGCATCCGGGTCGAGGTGCGCAAGGTGTCCTTCGACGACTTCTTCGGCAAGCACCTCATCCCCGGCGACTTCGACATCACCGCCTTCGCCTACCCGAGCACGCCGTACCCCGTCTCGGACGCCTTCGACATCTACGCCGACGGAGAGAGCGGCGGCCGGGGCGACGACACCGAGTGGTACGCCAACATCGGGCGCAGCGGCAGCAAGCAGATCGACGAGGCCATGTACCGCGCCGGCAGCACGCTCGACGCCGCCAAGGTGCCCGGCCTGCTCAACGAGGCCGACCGGCTGGTCTGGAAGAAGGTCAACGTGCTGCCGCTCTACCAGTGCCCGCAGGGCGTGGCCGTGCGGTCCGCGCTCGCCAACATCGGGGCCAACGGCTTCCACGACCTGAGGTACGAGGACATCGGCTACGCCTCCTGA
- a CDS encoding HhH-GPD-type base excision DNA repair protein, producing the protein MRIRLAQDPEADELLGRSPLALLVGMLLDQQVPLERAFAGPRTIAGRLGRDLDAREIASYDPDQFAALFAAAPAVHRYPKAMAARVQALATYLVEHYDGSAEKVWEDVRDGAELLRRLLALPGFGRQKAQIFLALLGKQCGVRPDGWREAAGPYGEEGVHRSVADVVDAESLQLVRATKQEAKRAAKK; encoded by the coding sequence ATGCGCATCCGGCTCGCCCAGGATCCCGAGGCCGACGAGCTGCTCGGCCGCAGCCCCCTCGCACTGCTCGTCGGCATGCTGCTCGACCAGCAGGTGCCGCTGGAGCGGGCCTTCGCGGGGCCCCGGACGATCGCCGGCAGGCTCGGCCGCGACCTGGACGCGCGTGAGATCGCCTCCTATGATCCTGACCAGTTCGCGGCACTGTTCGCGGCGGCGCCCGCCGTCCATCGGTATCCGAAGGCGATGGCGGCCCGCGTCCAGGCGCTCGCGACATATCTCGTCGAGCACTACGATGGCTCGGCCGAGAAGGTATGGGAGGATGTCCGCGACGGTGCCGAACTGCTGCGCCGGCTGCTGGCCCTCCCCGGATTCGGCCGGCAGAAGGCCCAGATCTTCCTGGCCCTGCTGGGCAAACAGTGCGGCGTGCGCCCGGACGGCTGGCGTGAGGCGGCCGGGCCGTACGGCGAGGAGGGGGTGCACCGGTCGGTGGCCGACGTCGTGGACGCCGAGAGCCTGCAGCTGGTTCGCGCGACCAAGCAGGAAGCGAAGCGGGCGGCCAAGAAGTAG
- a CDS encoding SpoIIE family protein phosphatase — translation MSAETSVPRPREPGLDISDSDLFRGVMSEAPFAFAFFDPDGRFVRVNSTFTELTGHPVELHLDRQPAELLPADLTTLIDAALRRIADEALPITDQRIRTRAENGDSRHWTVSFFPLHGDDGVIGTALFGVDVTERQLNEEMLERSEERYRSLVESQQQLVWISSPSGSVAEDAPQWRAITGQGLEEYLAHGWLDAVHPDDRPGTEEAWREALRGRTMFEWSYRVRTRASGYRHFEVRAVPIVRHGRVVEWVGANTDVTPQREAEEMRGRLTDQLGAAALRTARLQGATAQLAEALTVEQVVQVIIDVGRTALAADHSSVALLDPDRATLKVINSGGTPDAPGEDIDLAHPNVMTMAVNSRRPVFAESPDSLRAQLVDAGADEGRISGFLAQTDERAWVGLPLLAAGRALGALRFSFTRTQKISQEDGVFLEALAGQCALAVERATLFEREHKTAETLQRSLLPERLPVVRGMTLAYRFRSGSRHVQVGGDWYDAFVLQDGRVAAVVGDVMGKGVKAAAGMGRIRNAMRALALTNPPPAAVLTGLDRVFEATEEEEQVTTLAYMVVEPGTGEGTLALAGHPPPLLVSPQGVGLLHETEPGTPLGWATSRKQFRFCVPPGHTAVLYSDGLVENRKRGLDAGLRELSSVVAEAPPEVLSSPNMLLDFLVDHMLSGYEQDDDVTVLAVHVPPATKSD, via the coding sequence ATGAGCGCCGAAACCTCCGTGCCCCGGCCCCGGGAGCCCGGTTTGGACATATCAGACTCCGACCTCTTCAGAGGCGTGATGTCGGAGGCGCCGTTTGCCTTCGCGTTTTTCGACCCGGATGGGCGTTTCGTCCGGGTCAACTCCACCTTTACCGAGCTGACCGGCCATCCTGTCGAGTTGCATCTTGACCGCCAACCGGCCGAGCTGCTGCCGGCCGACCTGACCACCCTGATCGACGCGGCGCTGCGCCGGATCGCCGACGAGGCGCTGCCGATCACCGACCAGCGGATCAGGACCCGCGCGGAGAACGGCGACAGCCGCCACTGGACGGTGTCGTTCTTCCCGCTGCACGGCGACGACGGCGTCATCGGGACCGCGCTCTTCGGGGTCGACGTGACCGAGCGGCAGCTGAACGAGGAGATGCTGGAGCGCAGCGAGGAGCGCTACCGCTCGCTGGTGGAGTCGCAGCAGCAGCTGGTGTGGATCAGCTCGCCCAGCGGCTCGGTGGCCGAGGACGCGCCCCAGTGGCGGGCCATCACCGGCCAGGGCCTGGAGGAGTACCTCGCGCACGGCTGGCTGGACGCGGTGCACCCCGACGACCGTCCCGGCACCGAGGAGGCGTGGCGCGAGGCGCTGCGCGGCCGCACGATGTTCGAGTGGAGCTACCGGGTGCGCACCCGGGCCAGCGGCTACCGGCACTTCGAGGTCCGGGCCGTGCCGATCGTCAGGCACGGCCGTGTGGTGGAGTGGGTCGGGGCCAACACCGACGTCACGCCGCAGCGCGAGGCAGAGGAGATGCGCGGCCGCCTCACCGACCAGCTCGGCGCCGCCGCGCTGCGCACCGCCCGCCTCCAGGGCGCGACCGCCCAGCTCGCCGAGGCGCTCACCGTCGAGCAGGTGGTGCAGGTCATCATCGACGTCGGCCGTACGGCCCTCGCCGCCGACCACTCGTCGGTCGCCCTGCTCGACCCGGACCGGGCCACGCTGAAGGTGATCAACAGCGGCGGCACCCCGGACGCCCCGGGTGAGGACATCGACCTCGCGCATCCCAACGTGATGACGATGGCGGTCAACAGCCGCCGCCCGGTCTTCGCCGAGTCGCCCGACAGCCTGCGCGCCCAGCTCGTCGACGCCGGCGCCGACGAGGGGCGGATCTCCGGCTTCCTGGCGCAGACGGACGAGCGGGCCTGGGTGGGCCTGCCGCTGCTCGCGGCCGGGCGGGCCCTCGGCGCGCTGCGGTTCTCGTTCACCCGGACCCAGAAGATCTCGCAGGAGGACGGCGTCTTCCTGGAGGCGCTGGCCGGGCAGTGCGCCCTCGCGGTCGAGCGGGCCACACTGTTCGAGCGGGAGCACAAGACGGCCGAGACCCTGCAGCGCAGCCTGCTGCCCGAGCGCCTGCCGGTGGTGCGGGGGATGACGCTCGCCTACCGCTTCCGCTCCGGCTCACGCCACGTGCAGGTGGGCGGCGACTGGTACGACGCGTTCGTCCTGCAGGACGGCCGGGTGGCGGCGGTCGTGGGCGACGTCATGGGCAAGGGCGTCAAGGCCGCCGCGGGCATGGGCCGGATCCGCAACGCCATGCGGGCGCTCGCGCTGACGAACCCGCCCCCGGCGGCGGTGCTGACCGGGCTCGACCGCGTCTTCGAGGCGACCGAGGAGGAGGAGCAGGTCACCACCCTGGCGTACATGGTCGTCGAGCCGGGGACCGGGGAGGGCACGCTGGCCCTGGCCGGCCACCCGCCGCCGCTGCTGGTCTCGCCGCAGGGCGTCGGGCTGCTGCACGAGACCGAGCCGGGCACTCCGCTCGGCTGGGCCACGAGCCGCAAGCAGTTCAGGTTCTGCGTGCCGCCGGGTCACACCGCCGTCCTGTACTCGGATGGTTTGGTGGAGAACCGCAAGCGCGGGCTGGACGCCGGACTCAGGGAGCTTTCGTCCGTAGTGGCCGAAGCGCCCCCGGAGGTCCTGAGCAGCCCGAATATGCTGCTCGATTTCCTGGTGGACCACATGCTGTCCGGGTATGAACAGGATGATGACGTAACGGTACTCGCAGTCCACGTCCCACCGGCCACGAAGAGTGACTGA
- a CDS encoding MFS transporter produces the protein MTTTNQTTTEAPDEPVPARSRRPAVAAVAFGAFLLVTAEQLPIGLLTSVGSALSVSEGTAGLMVTVPSLVAAVAAPLVPVLVGAMNRRLLLLGLMALMTLANVVSALAPTFAVLVASRVLVGIAIGGFWAIASGLAVRLVAPANVPRATAIIFGGVGAANVLGVPLGTLLGELSDWRVAFGTLSALALVVLLALLAVLPPLAATRPVSPRLLGEQFGNPGVRVGIITTFLIVTGHFSAYTFVSPALQQLSGADERFVGPLLFGFGLAGMIGNFVAGAALARGTHRTVLLITVTLAVAIPLYLVLGRGPAGGAVLLIAWGLAYGGVSVGLQTWMINAAPQAVEAASSLWVAVFNLSIGLGALVGGVIVDQLTLQAVFGLGGACALVAALAVRNARTNENLR, from the coding sequence TTGACGACCACGAACCAGACCACGACTGAGGCGCCCGACGAGCCGGTCCCGGCGAGGAGTCGCCGGCCGGCGGTCGCCGCTGTGGCCTTCGGGGCATTCCTGCTGGTCACCGCCGAGCAACTGCCGATCGGGCTGCTGACCTCCGTCGGCTCGGCCCTGTCGGTCTCCGAAGGGACGGCCGGGCTGATGGTGACCGTGCCCAGCCTGGTCGCCGCGGTCGCGGCACCGCTGGTTCCGGTGCTCGTCGGCGCGATGAACCGGCGGCTGCTGCTGCTCGGCCTGATGGCGCTGATGACCCTCGCCAACGTGGTCTCGGCCCTGGCGCCGACCTTCGCCGTCCTGGTGGCCTCCCGGGTGCTGGTCGGCATCGCGATCGGCGGCTTCTGGGCCATCGCCAGCGGCCTGGCCGTCCGGCTCGTGGCACCCGCGAACGTGCCACGGGCCACTGCGATCATCTTCGGCGGGGTCGGGGCCGCGAACGTGCTCGGCGTCCCGCTCGGCACGCTGCTCGGCGAGTTGTCCGACTGGCGCGTCGCCTTCGGGACGCTGAGCGCCCTGGCGCTCGTCGTGCTGCTCGCGCTGCTGGCCGTGCTGCCCCCGTTGGCGGCCACCCGGCCCGTCAGCCCGCGACTGCTGGGCGAGCAGTTCGGCAACCCGGGTGTGCGCGTCGGCATCATCACGACATTCCTCATCGTGACCGGCCACTTCTCGGCCTACACCTTCGTGAGCCCGGCGTTGCAGCAGCTGTCGGGAGCCGACGAACGATTCGTCGGCCCGTTGCTGTTCGGGTTCGGCCTGGCGGGCATGATCGGCAACTTCGTCGCCGGGGCCGCGCTGGCGCGCGGCACGCACCGGACCGTGCTGCTCATCACCGTGACCCTGGCGGTCGCGATTCCGCTCTACCTGGTGCTGGGCCGGGGCCCGGCCGGAGGAGCCGTACTGCTGATCGCCTGGGGCCTGGCCTACGGCGGCGTGTCGGTCGGCCTGCAGACCTGGATGATCAACGCCGCGCCGCAGGCCGTGGAAGCGGCCTCCTCACTGTGGGTGGCGGTGTTCAACCTGTCGATCGGCCTCGGCGCGCTGGTCGGCGGCGTCATCGTGGACCAGCTCACCCTCCAGGCCGTCTTCGGCCTCGGCGGCGCCTGCGCCCTGGTGGCCGCGCTCGCGGTCCGGAACGCACGTACCAACGAGAACCTGCGATAG